A window of Candidatus Dormiibacterota bacterium genomic DNA:
TCCTATGGTGCCTAGGTTTTAGCATGGACGACACCCCGATGCAAAGGCCCGACCGGACCGCCATGCTCGCCGCCCTGGAACGCCTCGTCCGGGCGGAGTCCCCCTCATCCGACAAGGCGCGCTGCGATGGTTGTGCGGATGAGGTGACCGAGCTCTTCCGGCAGCGCACGGGCGTCACCGCCCACCGGCACCGGCGCCCGAACGCCGGCGACCACCTGGAGATCAGGGTTGGTGACGGCGCCCAGCCGATCGTTGTGCTGTGTCATCACGACACCGTGTGGCAGGAGGGTACGCTGGCACGCCTGCCGTATCGGATCGACGGCGATCGCGTCACCGGCCCGGGGAGCTACGACATGAAGGCCGGCATCGTCCAGACCGCCTTTGCCCTCGAGCATGCGCGGCCCAAACGGCCGGTCGTCGTGCTGTCGACCTCGGATGAGGAGATCGGCAGCGCGAGCTCGCGGGCGTTGATCGAGGAAACCGCGCGCCAGGCAATCGCCGTGCTGGTCCTGGAGCCGGCCGCTAGCGGCGGCGCGATCAAAACCGCCCGCAAGGGCATCGCGGATTTCGTGCTCGAGGTCGGCGGCCGGGCCGCCCACGCCGGGGTCGAGCCGGAGAAGGGCATCAGCGCAATCGAGGAGCTCGCCCACCAGGTGCTGGCCCTCAAAGCCCTCGCGCACGCAGCCAGCGGCACGACGGTCAATGTCGGAGTGGTGCACGGTGGAACCCGGCCCAACGTCGTGGCAGCACAGGCACGGGCGGAGATCGACGTGCGGTTCACGCGCGCCTCGGAGGCGGAGCGCATCGTCGCCGCCATCCAGGGGTTGCGGCCGCGTCTTAAGGGAGCGCAGCTGCACATCACCGGGGGCGTCGACCGTCCCCCGATGGAGCGCGGCCCGGGCGTCATCCGGCTGGCGCAACTGGCGCAGCGCCTGGCGGGTGATGTCGGCTTCTCCCTGACCGAGACCAGTACCGGCGGTGCGAGTGACGGCAACTTCACGGCCGCCATGGGCGTGCCCACGCTCGATGGCCTGGGACCGGATGGCGGCGGCGCACACGCTGACTCCGAACACCTGCTGGTGGAGAGCTGGCTGGAGCGCACCCAGTTGCTGCGGCTCCTGATCGAAGCCCTGTAGTCACCCTCACGAGAGCTGTCGCGACTCGAGGAGACCCTGCTCGCGACTTGACGGGGCGCGCACCGCCTGTGTTAGGGTGGACGACGGTCCGTTACGCCTCGTTGTAGTTCATCGCTTTCCTCTCGTCTCGCCACGGACCGGAAGGGGTTGGCGTCGTCGAGTGACGGAGGGAAGGCTTCTTGAGCGTTACATCGTTTATTGGTATTGTGTCAAAGGCTCGTGCCCATATCTTGCGGGTGACCAGCGCTAGACTCCAGGATCTTGTGGCCTCCGATTGGGCCGCGCGGGCGGTCCTGCGTTACTGGCGCCTCCGGAGGCGCGCTCAAACCGCACTGAGAGTGGTCATTCAGCATCGGCGGCGACCCTCAGTGAATCTTGTTGGTCATTCGCTGGTGCTCGCCCTGGGATTCGTGCTCGTCGTTCCTTTTATGAGTCGGCCGACCCCAACTCGCGTGGTCGCCGCGCAATATTCCGCCTCGGTCACATGGACCGGCGCGGCGCGCGCGCGCAATTCTGTGGAAATGCGCGAGGTCGCCAAAGCGGCAACCCTCGAGGACAGACCGGCACCGGCGGTAATCGACCAGTCGCCCGCGGCTCCCGCACCGGCCGCGCCGCGGCCGGCAGCGGCGCCCGCGCCGGTCTTCACACCCCCGCCCGCCTCAGGCGGGGATGGACTGGCCGCGATCTACGCGGTCTTCGGTAACAGTCCCGGCCTCAGCTGGGCGTTACGCGTCGC
This region includes:
- a CDS encoding M20 family metallopeptidase; this translates as MDDTPMQRPDRTAMLAALERLVRAESPSSDKARCDGCADEVTELFRQRTGVTAHRHRRPNAGDHLEIRVGDGAQPIVVLCHHDTVWQEGTLARLPYRIDGDRVTGPGSYDMKAGIVQTAFALEHARPKRPVVVLSTSDEEIGSASSRALIEETARQAIAVLVLEPAASGGAIKTARKGIADFVLEVGGRAAHAGVEPEKGISAIEELAHQVLALKALAHAASGTTVNVGVVHGGTRPNVVAAQARAEIDVRFTRASEAERIVAAIQGLRPRLKGAQLHITGGVDRPPMERGPGVIRLAQLAQRLAGDVGFSLTETSTGGASDGNFTAAMGVPTLDGLGPDGGGAHADSEHLLVESWLERTQLLRLLIEAL
- a CDS encoding transglycosylase SLT domain-containing protein, with product MNLVGHSLVLALGFVLVVPFMSRPTPTRVVAAQYSASVTWTGAARARNSVEMREVAKAATLEDRPAPAVIDQSPAAPAPAAPRPAAAPAPVFTPPPASGGDGLAAIYAVFGNSPGLSWALRVANCESHYNPLAVNRSSGASGLFQFMPATWNANFAGQNIWDPMAQARGALVFYNAGRQSAWTCK